A window of Amycolatopsis australiensis contains these coding sequences:
- a CDS encoding DUF917 domain-containing protein has translation MRITAGDVAALERGVALLGSGGGGDTVTAAVLLRRLLTGGRSLVVSPVADLAPSARVVPIGVVGATAAFTEKLPGGDEFASAVAAIERWTGERADALMSIEIGGLNGLLPLVVAEQLGLGYVDADLSGRGLPRLDQFSVAATGRGVAPAALAEPGGQVVVLAAGSDVVIERGTRAFLGSSGGWAAFALAPIPAGELAGCSVPGTTSGALALGRRVLAVGESPPREALEAALDGSVLARGRVLEVARHVGPGRHGSPGFGRGSVTLADHRDGALLRLEMENEYLLALRDGAPVASTPDVLSVLDHRTGVPVPCDAIRAGVEVDAVRLRAAPFWTDPRRLPVLQPRAYGIDADPVGLG, from the coding sequence ATGCGCATCACCGCCGGTGACGTGGCCGCCCTCGAACGCGGGGTGGCCCTGCTCGGGTCCGGGGGCGGCGGCGACACCGTCACCGCCGCGGTGCTGCTGCGCCGGCTGCTCACCGGCGGCCGCTCGCTGGTCGTCTCGCCGGTGGCGGACCTGGCGCCGTCGGCCCGGGTGGTGCCGATCGGCGTGGTCGGCGCGACGGCGGCGTTCACGGAGAAGCTGCCGGGCGGCGACGAGTTCGCGTCCGCGGTGGCGGCGATCGAGCGGTGGACGGGCGAGCGGGCGGACGCGCTGATGTCCATCGAGATCGGCGGGCTCAACGGGCTGCTGCCGCTGGTCGTGGCCGAGCAGCTCGGGCTGGGCTACGTCGACGCGGACCTTTCGGGCCGCGGGCTGCCGCGGCTCGACCAGTTCTCGGTGGCCGCGACCGGCCGCGGCGTGGCACCGGCGGCGCTCGCGGAGCCCGGCGGCCAGGTGGTGGTGCTGGCGGCGGGCTCGGACGTGGTGATCGAGCGCGGAACGCGGGCGTTCCTGGGCAGTTCGGGCGGCTGGGCGGCGTTCGCGCTGGCGCCGATCCCGGCGGGCGAGCTGGCGGGGTGCTCGGTGCCGGGGACGACCAGCGGCGCGCTGGCGCTGGGCCGCCGGGTGCTCGCGGTGGGGGAGAGCCCGCCGCGCGAGGCGCTGGAAGCGGCGCTGGACGGCTCGGTACTGGCCCGCGGCCGGGTGCTGGAGGTGGCGCGGCACGTCGGGCCGGGACGGCACGGCAGCCCGGGGTTCGGCCGCGGCAGCGTGACGCTGGCCGACCACCGCGACGGCGCCCTGCTGCGGCTGGAGATGGAGAACGAGTACCTGCTGGCCCTGCGCGACGGCGCCCCGGTGGCCTCGACCCCGGACGTGCTGTCGGTGCTGGACCACCGGACGGGAGTACCGGTGCCGTGCGACGCGATCCGCGCAGGAGTGGAGGTCGACGCTGTCCGCCTGAGGGCCGCCCCGTTCTGGACGGACCCCCGGCGGCTGCCGGTGCTGCAGCCCCGGGCCTACGGCATCGACGCCGACCCGGTGGGGCTGGGATGA